Proteins from a genomic interval of Cetobacterium somerae ATCC BAA-474:
- a CDS encoding FAD-dependent oxidoreductase, protein MKKFKSLILPIFLFMTSLCFSNTLFKPGTYVGSAQGYGGPIKVEVKTTDSKILSLNILEQKETKGISDFALKSIPKEIIENQTLGVDTVAGATFTSNAIIEATKNALKNSGVNFEKISKKIVKDTKTEIPLLDKEADVIIIGAGGAGLAAGVSAYENGAKSVIILEKMPIIGGNTIRSGGAMNAVNPEKQKKQGIEDSIEKHTTQTWEGGNKVANKKLVETMTSNALDGVKWLENYGLKWKKEIGSVIGSVWPRTNQAEDILGTGYINTLEKAFSKYGGKIFLETKAIKLIEKDGKVIGVVATDKNGKDIEFIGKKDYCYRWICC, encoded by the coding sequence ATGAAAAAATTTAAATCTTTAATTTTACCTATTTTTTTATTTATGACCAGTCTATGTTTTTCTAACACTTTATTTAAACCAGGAACTTACGTTGGCAGTGCTCAAGGATACGGTGGTCCAATTAAAGTTGAAGTTAAAACAACAGACTCTAAAATTTTGTCTCTTAATATTTTAGAGCAAAAAGAAACAAAAGGAATTAGTGATTTTGCTTTAAAATCAATTCCAAAAGAGATTATAGAAAATCAAACTCTCGGAGTTGACACAGTAGCAGGAGCTACTTTTACAAGTAATGCTATTATTGAAGCTACTAAAAATGCACTAAAAAATTCTGGTGTAAACTTTGAAAAAATTTCAAAAAAAATAGTCAAAGATACTAAAACAGAGATACCTTTATTAGATAAAGAAGCTGATGTTATAATAATAGGTGCTGGTGGTGCTGGTTTGGCCGCTGGAGTTTCAGCTTATGAAAATGGAGCCAAATCCGTTATTATTTTAGAAAAAATGCCCATTATCGGAGGAAACACTATTCGTTCTGGTGGTGCTATGAATGCTGTTAATCCTGAAAAACAAAAAAAACAAGGAATTGAAGATTCTATAGAAAAACATACTACCCAAACTTGGGAGGGTGGTAATAAGGTTGCTAATAAAAAACTTGTTGAAACTATGACTTCAAATGCTTTAGATGGAGTTAAGTGGCTTGAAAACTATGGATTAAAATGGAAAAAAGAGATTGGTTCTGTTATCGGTTCTGTTTGGCCAAGAACAAATCAAGCTGAAGATATTCTTGGAACTGGTTATATAAATACTTTAGAAAAAGCGTTTTCTAAATATGGTGGCAAAATATTTTTAGAAACTAAAGCTATTAAGCTTATTGAAAAAGATGGTAAAGTTATTGGTGTAGTTGCTACTGATAAAAATGGAAAAGATATAGAGTTTATTGGTAAAAAGGATTATTGCTACCGGTGGATATGCTGCTAA
- a CDS encoding FAD-dependent oxidoreductase translates to MVKRIIATGGYAANFDMVKEYLDDGVYQKENLPKTLENTNHPGATGDGIKMAKDVNAQLVDMKHVQLLPMPADRFGPTINVDNVIFINKDGNRYVKEDGRRDEICLATFAQKDGQYYMINDSQIIPSDRKTTSGQDLDELIKKGTVIEAPTLAQLSKEIGIPEDVLVKTINDFNQAVEKKSNNLGRQIWGNKIEKGPFYATLRFPALHHTMGGVKINEKAQVIDKNNAPINGLYAAGEVTGGIHGANRLGGNAITDIIVFGRIAGKNIMRQ, encoded by the coding sequence TTGGTAAAAAGGATTATTGCTACCGGTGGATATGCTGCTAATTTTGATATGGTTAAAGAGTATCTAGATGATGGAGTATATCAAAAAGAAAATTTACCTAAAACTTTAGAGAATACTAATCATCCAGGAGCTACAGGTGATGGTATTAAAATGGCTAAAGACGTCAATGCTCAATTAGTTGATATGAAGCATGTTCAACTGCTACCTATGCCTGCTGATAGATTTGGTCCAACTATTAACGTTGATAATGTTATTTTTATTAATAAAGATGGGAATCGTTATGTTAAAGAAGATGGTAGACGTGATGAAATTTGTTTGGCTACATTTGCTCAAAAAGATGGGCAGTATTATATGATTAATGATTCTCAAATTATTCCTTCAGATAGAAAAACAACTTCTGGTCAAGATTTAGATGAACTTATAAAAAAAGGAACTGTTATTGAAGCTCCAACATTAGCACAGTTGTCTAAAGAAATTGGAATTCCTGAAGATGTTTTAGTTAAAACTATTAATGATTTTAATCAAGCTGTTGAAAAGAAAAGTAATAACTTAGGAAGGCAGATCTGGGGTAATAAAATTGAAAAAGGGCCATTTTATGCAACACTTCGTTTCCCAGCTCTTCACCATACTATGGGAGGAGTAAAAATTAATGAAAAAGCTCAAGTTATAGATAAAAATAATGCTCCTATCAATGGACTTTACGCTGCTGGAGAAGTTACAGGTGGTATTCATGGTGCTAATAGGCTTGGTGGAAATGCTATAACTGATATCATTGTCTTTGGAAGAATTGCTGGTAAAAATATAATGAGACAATAG
- a CDS encoding DUF262 domain-containing protein, producing MCSGTNRLKEKDEGIFSIKELFEKEIELKVPLYQRRYAWGKKELDQLFYDIYWQMEGGVEEYFIGTLVLFKKGSLYDIVDGQQRVTTLLLILLTLKENSIERKLRLRYAARESIEKIFESNLEKLDLEECKEIAINKNIIENLLNSLDEEKRQKFNEYFLKKVKLVVTILPSNTDVNKYFEIMNTRGKQLELHEILKARFLSRIEEDNKNRFSILWDICADMDTHVSKKIKSCDNINIKEYSQILDFNASGKENTNKKSLRKILGSIDENLNNTKENQKAEVDENEGKYKSIINFPNFLCIVRKILEETSKDSISLDDKNLLKNFEDKLKLDGNKFILDLLNYRLLFDSFIIRREEKKDWVLKKCIQENNKSYGYRNTFSNNEDNEDNSSKKIRQLQGMLQVSFSTQTYKNWLYEVLKFLGEKSVDIKDIKELSQNLVSDNEKTFYIKLKEIAKEAILSNDVLKDKLNNGVRTPHSIFHLLDYIIWEKTVESEFEKYKELLGVEEEFKSSLKKFRFMYCNSIEHVYPQSEKIIDDFGNLCLITKEFNSSLSDSSYKSKKAKFEEYLKHQESFASLKQAIIFSMGNKKDEWNEEDIQTHGKNMIKLLEEF from the coding sequence ATGTGTAGTGGAACAAATAGATTAAAAGAAAAGGATGAAGGTATCTTTTCAATAAAAGAGTTATTTGAAAAAGAGATTGAGTTAAAAGTTCCTTTGTATCAAAGAAGATACGCTTGGGGAAAAAAAGAGTTGGATCAATTATTTTATGATATTTATTGGCAAATGGAAGGGGGCGTAGAGGAGTATTTTATAGGAACTTTAGTTTTATTTAAAAAAGGTAGCTTATATGATATAGTAGATGGACAGCAAAGGGTAACTACTCTACTTTTAATTTTATTAACTTTAAAAGAAAATAGTATAGAGAGAAAACTTAGATTGAGGTATGCAGCTAGGGAATCAATTGAAAAAATTTTTGAAAGTAATTTAGAAAAACTAGATTTGGAAGAGTGTAAAGAGATTGCTATTAATAAAAATATAATAGAAAATCTTCTAAATAGTTTAGATGAAGAGAAGAGGCAAAAATTTAATGAGTATTTTTTAAAAAAAGTTAAATTAGTTGTAACTATTTTACCTAGTAATACAGATGTTAATAAATACTTTGAAATAATGAATACAAGAGGAAAGCAATTAGAACTACATGAGATACTAAAAGCTAGATTTCTAAGTAGGATAGAAGAAGATAATAAAAATAGATTTTCCATACTATGGGATATTTGTGCAGATATGGATACTCATGTTAGTAAAAAAATAAAGAGTTGTGATAACATAAATATAAAAGAATATAGTCAGATTTTAGACTTTAATGCTTCTGGCAAAGAAAATACAAATAAAAAATCTCTAAGGAAAATTTTAGGAAGTATTGATGAAAATTTAAATAATACTAAAGAAAATCAAAAAGCTGAAGTGGATGAAAATGAGGGAAAATATAAATCAATTATAAATTTTCCAAATTTTTTATGCATAGTAAGAAAAATATTAGAGGAAACATCTAAAGATAGTATAAGTTTAGATGATAAAAATCTACTTAAAAATTTTGAAGATAAATTAAAATTAGATGGAAATAAATTTATATTGGACCTTTTGAATTATAGACTTTTATTTGATAGTTTTATAATAAGAAGAGAGGAAAAAAAAGATTGGGTTTTAAAAAAATGTATTCAAGAGAACAATAAAAGCTATGGTTATAGAAATACATTTTCAAATAACGAAGATAATGAAGATAATAGTTCGAAAAAAATCCGACAACTTCAAGGGATGCTACAAGTGTCCTTTTCAACACAGACCTATAAAAATTGGCTATATGAAGTTTTAAAGTTTTTAGGTGAAAAAAGTGTTGATATAAAAGATATAAAAGAGTTATCTCAAAATTTAGTAAGTGATAATGAAAAAACTTTTTATATAAAGCTAAAAGAGATTGCAAAAGAAGCTATTTTATCAAATGATGTTTTAAAAGATAAATTAAATAATGGTGTAAGAACTCCTCACTCTATATTTCATCTATTGGATTATATAATTTGGGAAAAAACTGTAGAAAGTGAATTTGAAAAGTATAAGGAGCTTCTTGGAGTTGAAGAGGAATTTAAATCAAGTTTGAAAAAATTCAGATTTATGTATTGTAATTCAATTGAGCATGTATATCCACAATCTGAAAAAATAATTGATGATTTTGGGAATCTATGTTTAATAACAAAAGAGTTTAATTCAAGTTTAAGTGATTCTAGTTATAAAAGTAAAAAAGCTAAATTTGAAGAGTATCTAAAACATCAAGAAAGTTTTGCTAGTTTAAAGCAGGCAATTATTTTTTCTATGGGAAATAAGAAAGATGAGTGGAATGAAGAGGATATACAAACTCATGGAAAAAATATGATTAAATTATTGGAAGAGTTTTAA
- a CDS encoding DUF262 domain-containing protein, producing the protein MENLDKFKKKLEIISFKDLLEKDLSIPNYQRTYSWNRENVVRLLKDLEENYSMKSEDKVRLGTLILFQNADNEYEIIDGQQRIVTLFLISHVLNMVDEKISKVFSDIEFDEVGEQNIRANYREIKSYLDENENFKKKLNENFLCKIEFWVIEVKNLELAYQLFDSQNSRGLSLSGIDILKAYHLRACNYDKKAYEIIKKWEGLEKSFERDFEKQNRLKENEKITFEGRENRDLLSKCFSILYKIRKWSRLEKVEDYDVTSKKCRDSFLKEFKGIELNSQNYNHLNSFRSVNFPYKHQISETIINGETFFEYIFFYINEIEKLELKMKEKDIALEYGGYKRSGDSYIREMYEALLLQVWDRYNEETVEKLYKNLYKWSYILRLENTSIFYSTINNRVINEKLLLNINNFPFPPTLEELRVKFDISKKDEKYKNNYKEIIAVFQGGKENV; encoded by the coding sequence GTGGAAAATTTAGATAAATTTAAAAAAAAATTAGAAATTATAAGTTTTAAAGATTTATTGGAAAAAGATTTGAGTATTCCCAATTATCAAAGAACTTATAGTTGGAATAGAGAAAATGTAGTAAGACTTTTAAAAGATTTAGAAGAAAACTATTCTATGAAAAGTGAAGACAAAGTAAGGTTAGGGACACTTATACTTTTCCAAAATGCTGATAATGAATATGAAATTATTGATGGCCAACAAAGAATAGTAACTTTATTTTTAATAAGTCATGTATTAAATATGGTAGATGAGAAAATTAGCAAAGTATTTTCAGATATTGAGTTTGATGAAGTAGGAGAACAAAATATAAGGGCTAACTATAGAGAGATTAAAAGTTATCTTGATGAAAATGAAAATTTTAAAAAGAAGTTAAATGAGAATTTTTTGTGTAAAATAGAATTTTGGGTAATTGAAGTAAAAAATCTTGAATTAGCTTATCAGCTATTTGATTCTCAAAACTCTAGAGGACTTTCTTTAAGTGGAATAGATATCTTAAAAGCTTATCATCTTAGAGCTTGTAATTATGATAAAAAAGCTTATGAGATTATAAAAAAATGGGAAGGTTTAGAAAAAAGTTTTGAAAGAGATTTTGAAAAGCAAAATAGATTAAAAGAGAATGAAAAAATAACTTTTGAGGGAAGAGAAAATAGAGATTTGCTATCTAAATGTTTTTCTATTCTATATAAAATAAGAAAATGGAGTAGATTAGAAAAAGTAGAGGATTATGATGTTACTTCAAAAAAATGCAGAGATAGCTTTTTAAAAGAGTTTAAAGGAATAGAGTTAAATTCTCAAAACTATAACCACTTAAATAGTTTTAGAAGTGTAAACTTTCCATATAAACATCAAATATCCGAAACAATAATAAATGGAGAGACTTTTTTTGAGTATATATTCTTCTATATTAATGAGATAGAAAAATTAGAGTTGAAGATGAAGGAAAAAGATATCGCTCTAGAATATGGTGGCTATAAAAGAAGTGGTGACTCATATATAAGAGAGATGTATGAAGCTTTATTATTACAAGTTTGGGATAGATATAATGAAGAGACTGTGGAAAAACTTTATAAAAATTTATATAAATGGAGTTATATTTTAAGATTGGAGAATACTTCAATTTTCTATTCAACTATAAATAATAGAGTTATTAATGAAAAACTTCTTTTAAATATTAATAACTTTCCTTTTCCACCAACTCTTGAAGAGTTAAGAGTAAAATTTGATATTTCTAAAAAAGATGAAAAGTATAAAAATAATTATAAGGAAATTATTGCAGTTTTTCAAGGGGGAAAGGAAAATGTGTAG